In Eriocheir sinensis breed Jianghai 21 chromosome 10, ASM2467909v1, whole genome shotgun sequence, the following proteins share a genomic window:
- the LOC126996393 gene encoding protein NipSnap homolog 3A-like isoform X1, with protein sequence MSLFNLRQTMIRNTVRRTTGMKFTTGASMKQGQGAEGETRPVVYELRTYSLHPNKLREYLDLTSKEFHLRTAHSKLVGFWTSEIGGLNQAVHIWEYGSLSERAGVRARLAGDPEWVGRYFGRILPMLQCQENALLTLLPGTQLSLPLNKGVYELQTMQMQGAPGLWSKTLSQWVQACERARQNAGTQAVGVWGSILGHRQTAIVLWQHPDPDGCLALADAASSLPEGDTLAPLVIGSHSKLLLPHAVSPLQ encoded by the exons ATGAGTTTATTCAACCTCAGGCAGACGATGATTCGTAACACAGTAAGGCGAACGACTGGCATGAAGTTCACG ACAGGAGCCTCCATGAAGCAAGGCCAGGGAGCAGAGGGTGAGACGCGTCCAGTTGTCTACGAGTTGCGGACCTACAGTCTTCATCCTAATAAG TTACGGGAGTACTTGGACCTAACATCCAAGGAGTTCCACCTTCGCACCGCACACTCCAAGCTGGTCGGGTTTTGGACCTCCGAAATCGGCGGCCTGAACCAAGCGGTGCACATTTGGGAGTACG GCAGCCTGAGCGAGCGTGCGGGTGTGCGGGCAAGGCTGGCTGGTGACCCTGAGTGGGTGGGGCGCTACTTCGGCCGCATCCTACCCATGCTGCAGTGCCAGGAGAATGCTTTGCTGACCTTATTACCTGGGACTCAGTTAAGCCTCCCACTGAACAAgg gcgtTTACGAGCTTCAGACGATGCAGATGCAAGGAGCACCAGGTTTATGGTCCAAGACGCTGTCCCAGTGGGTACAGGCATGTGAGAGGGCGCGCCAAAATGCAGGGACACAAGCAGTGGGTGTTTGGGGCTCTATACTGGGCCACAGGCAAACGGCAATAGTCCTGTGGCAGCACCCAGATCCTGATGGCTGTCTAGCTCTCGCTGACGCCGCCTCCAGTCTGCCTGAGG GCGACACACTGGCACCTTTGGTAATTGGGTCCCACAGCAAACTGCTGCTGCCACACGCCGTCTCTCCTCTACAGTGA
- the LOC126996393 gene encoding protein NipSnap homolog 3A-like isoform X2 — translation MKQGQGAEGETRPVVYELRTYSLHPNKLREYLDLTSKEFHLRTAHSKLVGFWTSEIGGLNQAVHIWEYGSLSERAGVRARLAGDPEWVGRYFGRILPMLQCQENALLTLLPGTQLSLPLNKGVYELQTMQMQGAPGLWSKTLSQWVQACERARQNAGTQAVGVWGSILGHRQTAIVLWQHPDPDGCLALADAASSLPEGDTLAPLVIGSHSKLLLPHAVSPLQ, via the exons ATGAAGCAAGGCCAGGGAGCAGAGGGTGAGACGCGTCCAGTTGTCTACGAGTTGCGGACCTACAGTCTTCATCCTAATAAG TTACGGGAGTACTTGGACCTAACATCCAAGGAGTTCCACCTTCGCACCGCACACTCCAAGCTGGTCGGGTTTTGGACCTCCGAAATCGGCGGCCTGAACCAAGCGGTGCACATTTGGGAGTACG GCAGCCTGAGCGAGCGTGCGGGTGTGCGGGCAAGGCTGGCTGGTGACCCTGAGTGGGTGGGGCGCTACTTCGGCCGCATCCTACCCATGCTGCAGTGCCAGGAGAATGCTTTGCTGACCTTATTACCTGGGACTCAGTTAAGCCTCCCACTGAACAAgg gcgtTTACGAGCTTCAGACGATGCAGATGCAAGGAGCACCAGGTTTATGGTCCAAGACGCTGTCCCAGTGGGTACAGGCATGTGAGAGGGCGCGCCAAAATGCAGGGACACAAGCAGTGGGTGTTTGGGGCTCTATACTGGGCCACAGGCAAACGGCAATAGTCCTGTGGCAGCACCCAGATCCTGATGGCTGTCTAGCTCTCGCTGACGCCGCCTCCAGTCTGCCTGAGG GCGACACACTGGCACCTTTGGTAATTGGGTCCCACAGCAAACTGCTGCTGCCACACGCCGTCTCTCCTCTACAGTGA